The following proteins are co-located in the bacterium genome:
- a CDS encoding 8-amino-7-oxononanoate synthase, giving the protein MNRAKSDLNSLPELLAQLLAEREASGGLRTLNPCQRNLIDFASNDYLGLAREKESERSDRHASGSTGSRLISGTTVAHLELESYLADFYQAEAALIFNSGYNANLGVFSAIARREVTIFYDQLVHASIRDGLRLGMGKNYCFKHNDTIDLAEKLSRCEGPSAIVVESIYSMDGDQAPLFELVELAEKYQAQLIVDEAHSSGIYGQMGQGLVTELELTAKVWARVHTFGKALGTHGAVVVGSQMLKDFLVNYSRAFIYTTALPVGTLQTIRQAHLYIARAVNLRTDLTQKIAFFKELRSAKLQSMMTKSASPIQAVILPGNTAVKKCAGFLQERGFFVYPILSPTVSEGSERLRISLHTYNTNQEISALVDALNSYVACSN; this is encoded by the coding sequence ATGAATCGTGCCAAGTCCGATCTTAATTCTCTACCTGAATTACTAGCGCAGCTCTTAGCCGAGCGCGAAGCGAGCGGAGGACTAAGAACGCTTAATCCTTGCCAGCGTAATTTAATTGATTTCGCATCAAACGATTATCTCGGGCTTGCTCGAGAAAAAGAATCTGAAAGGTCCGATCGACATGCTTCAGGATCAACCGGTTCTCGATTAATTTCTGGCACAACCGTCGCGCACTTGGAATTAGAAAGTTATTTAGCGGACTTTTATCAGGCCGAAGCGGCTTTAATTTTTAATTCTGGCTACAACGCAAACCTGGGCGTCTTTAGTGCGATTGCTAGACGTGAAGTTACTATTTTTTACGATCAGCTCGTCCATGCCTCAATTCGTGATGGTCTAAGGCTAGGCATGGGCAAGAATTATTGCTTTAAGCATAACGACACCATAGATTTAGCGGAAAAACTGTCTCGTTGTGAAGGGCCTTCGGCCATCGTAGTTGAGAGTATTTACTCTATGGATGGCGATCAGGCCCCCTTGTTTGAGCTTGTTGAGCTTGCCGAAAAATATCAAGCTCAGCTAATTGTGGACGAAGCGCACAGTAGTGGCATCTATGGCCAAATGGGCCAAGGTCTAGTTACTGAACTCGAGTTGACTGCTAAAGTTTGGGCAAGAGTTCATACCTTCGGAAAAGCGCTTGGCACACATGGGGCAGTGGTGGTTGGTTCTCAGATGCTGAAGGATTTTTTAGTCAATTATTCGCGTGCTTTTATCTATACGACCGCTCTTCCAGTCGGAACACTGCAAACTATTCGGCAAGCACATTTGTACATAGCAAGAGCAGTAAACCTGCGAACTGATCTAACTCAAAAAATAGCTTTTTTTAAAGAACTCCGCTCTGCTAAACTTCAATCGATGATGACTAAAAGTGCAAGTCCAATTCAAGCTGTGATTCTGCCTGGGAATACAGCTGTAAAAAAATGTGCAGGGTTTCTCCAAGAACGAGGCTTCTTTGTCTATCCGATTCTCTCTCCGACTGTTTCTGAGGGAAGTGAACGCTTAAGAATTTCTTTACATACTTATAACACTAATCAAGAAATTTCTGCTTTGGTTGATGCTTTAAATTCATACGTCGCATGCAGCAATTGA
- a CDS encoding alpha/beta fold hydrolase, with product MQQLIAKIRIPLLIFVLGICAIAATQHAQVFPQYYTSLLYKQKQTEPTKLPAGVTSSRIRTSDNIELEVWRMQSKSANLTRGKTLIFHGNGQTVDQCLYLLEWMAELGFDAYVLDYRGYGRSQGIPTESGLYRDADAFWDAVITPEDQEINLVGFSLGGGPAAYLAAKHTTDRVRRLILLAPFSSIPDVAKDRGYPSFLQPLILLEFPVRKYVAELKATDLIIAHSPQDPIIPFEQSGEILQAYRGTGRSVLIKTSQATHNDILGATKSQIDPYFK from the coding sequence ATGCAGCAATTGATTGCAAAAATTCGTATTCCGCTGCTAATTTTTGTATTGGGGATTTGTGCTATTGCGGCAACGCAACACGCTCAAGTCTTTCCACAGTATTATACTTCACTGCTCTATAAGCAAAAACAAACTGAGCCAACTAAATTACCTGCAGGGGTTACTTCGAGTAGGATTAGAACCAGTGATAACATTGAACTTGAAGTTTGGCGCATGCAGAGCAAATCTGCAAATCTGACGCGAGGTAAAACTCTTATTTTTCATGGCAATGGCCAGACAGTTGACCAGTGTTTATACCTACTTGAGTGGATGGCAGAGCTTGGCTTTGATGCTTATGTTTTGGATTATCGTGGTTACGGCCGCAGTCAAGGCATTCCGACTGAGTCTGGGCTTTATCGCGATGCTGACGCGTTTTGGGATGCAGTAATTACGCCAGAAGATCAGGAAATTAATCTTGTTGGCTTCTCGCTTGGGGGTGGGCCCGCCGCGTACCTTGCTGCTAAGCACACGACAGATCGCGTGAGACGTTTAATTTTATTAGCTCCATTTAGTAGTATTCCCGATGTAGCGAAAGATCGTGGCTACCCCAGCTTTTTACAGCCGTTGATTCTACTTGAATTCCCGGTGCGGAAATATGTTGCTGAGCTAAAAGCCACAGACTTAATTATTGCACACAGCCCACAAGACCCGATTATTCCGTTTGAGCAGAGCGGCGAGATACTCCAGGCCTATCGTGGCACTGGTCGAAGCGTTCTAATTAAAACTTCTCAAGCCACTCATAATGATATTTTAGGCGCGACTAAAAGCCAGATTGACCCTTATTTTAAATAA
- a CDS encoding glycosyltransferase family 39 protein: MMHLRESTKTNQIFCSCCLALLAAFFSLFPTNQYTQGLAALVTLMLPGVVACEVFFQTKYSSYEKSFFQCSFGFISAAAILYLLQLLPGPISSSLTIGSSCILTLLIGHVALRPNVGERSRSPINCANKDLKTSFILLAAIIIGSYFRIAHLGSSEFQGDEARAMIMVAAIHDGTEDILFSHTKGPVEVLMPLATSIGSETTNEFLARLPFALAGVFTILGVFILVNYLSLQRSPWVASLAALLVANDGFLIAFSRIVQYQSLVVLWSLAGLILALKALQTKNLEQTSEQAMRYFALSYLAVAFAVLAHYDGIFVLAPIGLLTFVYLYRYPREILKVALATLPSLFALAIFFIPYLQSDNIGSIYNYLARRTTNNRQGLSLRNNFPQYFMKLCFYNEARYLILLLCLSAFGVVKMVGNCLNKKYRLHAFVVLAWLAFGAITYGCIIRRPNTHFYVAIIPALLLAAFGFEFIKTKALEARPTGWLATLLFTSAFCFALFYNYRIYLVQYPSYQVYYPEGRNPLFYTPYGNKRPSGGYFGFPHNGGWKSVGSLDQQGKLNGSLRPNEDPLVVSWYLGRLVTREQIPQFYALSTKARETRKVEQNILAKHYKLKYQVTSQGRDLINIYQRVEGDLSAEIERLEIKDLIQSFDQRKLSTIKLTQSLSRDRHGHQRGF, encoded by the coding sequence GTGATGCACTTACGCGAATCAACTAAAACGAATCAAATCTTCTGCTCTTGTTGTTTGGCGTTACTCGCTGCGTTTTTTTCGCTTTTTCCAACAAATCAATACACTCAAGGGTTAGCAGCCTTAGTGACTTTGATGCTGCCTGGAGTAGTTGCCTGTGAGGTATTTTTTCAGACCAAATACAGTAGCTACGAAAAGTCATTTTTTCAATGTAGCTTTGGCTTTATTTCAGCCGCCGCAATACTTTATTTATTACAGTTACTCCCTGGTCCGATCTCAAGTAGTCTGACGATCGGCAGCAGCTGTATATTGACGCTTCTGATTGGCCATGTTGCGCTTCGACCCAATGTTGGTGAGCGCTCTCGTTCCCCTATCAACTGCGCCAACAAAGATTTAAAAACATCCTTCATCCTTCTTGCCGCAATAATAATTGGGTCCTATTTTCGTATTGCACACCTCGGATCTTCCGAATTTCAAGGCGATGAGGCGCGAGCGATGATCATGGTCGCAGCAATTCACGACGGCACAGAAGACATTTTATTTTCTCATACCAAAGGTCCGGTCGAAGTTTTAATGCCACTAGCTACCAGTATCGGGTCAGAAACAACCAATGAATTTTTGGCGCGTTTACCTTTTGCGCTTGCTGGCGTTTTTACGATTCTTGGAGTGTTCATTCTTGTTAATTATTTATCACTCCAGCGCTCCCCCTGGGTTGCGTCATTAGCTGCATTGCTAGTGGCAAATGATGGCTTTCTCATCGCGTTTTCTAGGATTGTGCAATATCAAAGCCTGGTTGTGCTCTGGTCACTTGCTGGACTGATTCTTGCACTTAAAGCATTACAAACTAAAAATCTAGAACAAACTTCCGAGCAGGCAATGCGCTATTTTGCCCTTTCTTATCTGGCGGTGGCATTTGCAGTACTTGCACACTATGACGGAATTTTTGTGCTTGCCCCAATTGGACTGCTAACTTTTGTATATCTATACCGCTATCCACGCGAGATTCTAAAAGTCGCCCTGGCAACACTTCCTAGCTTATTTGCGCTAGCAATATTTTTCATTCCTTATTTACAGAGTGACAATATTGGGTCCATTTATAATTACCTAGCACGGCGCACTACCAACAATCGACAGGGGCTTTCTTTAAGAAACAACTTTCCACAGTATTTTATGAAGCTTTGTTTCTACAATGAAGCTCGCTACCTCATACTACTGCTTTGCCTGAGTGCTTTTGGAGTAGTTAAAATGGTAGGAAATTGCCTGAATAAAAAGTATCGATTGCACGCATTCGTCGTTTTGGCTTGGTTAGCATTTGGCGCAATTACTTATGGATGCATCATCCGGCGCCCGAACACTCACTTCTACGTGGCAATCATTCCAGCTCTGCTCCTTGCCGCATTTGGCTTTGAATTTATAAAAACTAAAGCACTAGAGGCCAGGCCAACCGGCTGGCTGGCGACACTTTTATTTACCTCAGCATTTTGCTTTGCTCTCTTTTATAATTACCGGATTTACTTAGTGCAGTACCCATCATATCAAGTCTATTACCCAGAAGGGCGTAACCCACTATTTTATACCCCCTATGGCAACAAGCGTCCTTCCGGTGGTTATTTTGGATTCCCGCATAATGGAGGCTGGAAGTCAGTTGGCAGCTTAGATCAACAAGGGAAGTTAAATGGAAGTTTGCGTCCGAATGAAGATCCGCTGGTTGTTTCTTGGTATTTAGGCAGGCTGGTAACGCGTGAGCAAATTCCGCAATTTTATGCGCTAAGCACAAAGGCCAGAGAAACCCGCAAAGTCGAACAAAATATATTGGCTAAACATTACAAGCTAAAATATCAAGTGACTAGCCAAGGGCGCGATCTAATCAATATTTATCAAAGGGTTGAAGGCGATCTTTCTGCTGAAATCGAAAGGCTTGAGATCAAAGATTTAATCCAGAGTTTCGATCAGCGCAAGCTTAGCACCATCAAGCTCACGCAAAGTCTGAGTCGTGACCGCCACGGGCATCAACGTGGCTTTTAG
- a CDS encoding [LysW]-lysine hydrolase, with the protein MNQEKAIRFLYDLVSIYSPSLAERAVAERALCELKDLGFRSAHIDEAGNVVGQWGKPGALRKIALVGHIDTVKGELPVTITDTAHGEVLTGRGSVDAKGPFATFVYAVANLPLNIDTEFTVVGAVEEEVASSKGARYLARTMQSPDAVIIGEPSQTAGITLGYKGRLIVEATAQRSMTHSAHQHISVAELLIDYFTAVRNWVAGKNEHKTNAFETIDLTIQNFNTESDGLTERGKITLGFRLGIGFHPASVQEDLIKLNSSPSNINLHAMGREIPVRFDKKMPLANIFRAAIRHHGLEPRLFLKTGTSDMNVLAQSWNCPMLAYGPGDSSLDHTPEEHILVADYLKAIQILSDALTRIN; encoded by the coding sequence ATGAATCAAGAAAAAGCTATCAGATTTCTCTACGATCTTGTGAGCATTTATTCACCAAGTTTAGCTGAACGGGCTGTCGCAGAGCGGGCACTTTGTGAATTAAAAGATTTAGGGTTTCGATCTGCGCACATTGATGAAGCTGGTAACGTCGTCGGCCAATGGGGCAAGCCTGGAGCATTAAGAAAAATTGCTCTCGTAGGCCATATTGATACTGTGAAGGGTGAACTACCAGTAACAATTACTGACACTGCCCACGGCGAAGTGTTGACGGGGCGTGGCAGTGTTGATGCTAAAGGACCATTTGCTACTTTTGTGTATGCTGTTGCAAATTTACCCTTAAATATTGATACCGAATTTACTGTTGTCGGCGCCGTAGAAGAAGAAGTTGCCAGCTCCAAAGGTGCGCGCTATCTAGCACGCACAATGCAATCACCTGATGCTGTGATTATTGGAGAACCTTCACAAACAGCCGGCATCACCCTCGGATATAAAGGGCGGTTAATCGTAGAAGCAACTGCCCAGCGATCAATGACTCACAGCGCGCACCAACATATTTCCGTAGCGGAGCTGTTGATTGACTACTTTACAGCAGTTCGAAACTGGGTAGCAGGCAAAAACGAGCATAAGACAAACGCATTCGAGACAATTGACCTCACAATTCAGAATTTCAATACAGAGTCTGATGGTTTAACTGAACGCGGCAAAATAACACTCGGGTTTAGATTGGGAATTGGATTTCATCCCGCAAGTGTCCAAGAAGATTTAATCAAGCTTAATTCATCGCCAAGCAATATCAATCTGCACGCCATGGGGCGCGAAATCCCGGTTCGTTTTGATAAAAAGATGCCTTTAGCCAACATCTTTCGCGCGGCAATTCGGCATCATGGGCTAGAACCAAGGTTATTTCTTAAAACTGGCACTTCCGATATGAATGTTCTAGCCCAAAGTTGGAATTGCCCAATGCTTGCCTACGGGCCGGGCGATTCCAGTCTAGATCACACTCCTGAGGAGCATATTCTCGTTGCAGATTATCTCAAAGCAATACAAATTCTAAGTGATGCACTTACGCGAATCAACTAA
- a CDS encoding [LysW]-aminoadipate kinase → MTSTSEGVIIVKTGGAKGIDDTPVLDDLAQLHHNGQKAILVHGGSEETNEISEKLGHPPRFVTSVSGFESRFTDRKTLEIFTMVYCGRRNKALVEGLQQRSVNAVGLSGVDGRIFEGPIKTSVKALENGKKVILHGDNTGKVTRVNRKLIDLLLASGFFPVICPPAISEESSLMMNVDGDRAAAMLAQAYEATALIILSNVPGLLREFKLGPAAPGNLISTIDLSTTVDPYVSAEGRMKKKIMGAVEAITGGVQRVILSSANISRPISSALAGAGTHIFKAQ, encoded by the coding sequence ATGACAAGCACAAGCGAGGGAGTAATCATTGTAAAAACTGGTGGCGCTAAAGGCATTGACGATACTCCAGTGCTTGACGACTTAGCTCAACTGCATCACAACGGACAGAAAGCTATTCTTGTTCACGGCGGTTCTGAAGAGACAAATGAAATTTCCGAGAAACTAGGTCACCCCCCGCGCTTTGTAACTTCTGTCTCTGGATTTGAAAGTCGTTTTACCGATCGAAAAACTCTTGAAATTTTCACAATGGTCTATTGTGGCAGACGCAATAAGGCTTTAGTCGAAGGCTTGCAACAACGCAGCGTAAATGCCGTCGGACTTTCTGGAGTAGATGGTAGAATCTTCGAAGGACCAATTAAGACCAGCGTAAAGGCGCTGGAAAACGGGAAAAAAGTTATTCTTCACGGTGACAATACGGGGAAAGTTACGCGCGTTAATCGCAAACTCATCGATCTATTACTTGCAAGTGGATTTTTTCCTGTCATTTGTCCTCCTGCAATTTCAGAAGAAAGTTCCTTGATGATGAATGTCGATGGAGATCGAGCTGCGGCCATGCTTGCACAAGCATATGAGGCAACTGCGCTGATTATTCTTAGTAATGTTCCGGGGCTTTTAAGAGAGTTTAAGCTTGGGCCGGCTGCTCCTGGAAATTTAATTTCGACAATAGACCTTTCTACAACTGTTGACCCTTATGTCTCGGCAGAAGGTCGCATGAAGAAAAAAATCATGGGAGCAGTTGAGGCAATTACAGGCGGAGTACAGCGAGTAATTCTTTCATCAGCAAATATTAGTAGGCCCATCAGCTCAGCACTAGCTGGAGCTGGAACTCATATTTTCAAAGCACAATGA
- a CDS encoding N-acetyl-gamma-glutamyl-phosphate reductase: MRVSVVGASGYTGGEALRLLLGHPQVTIHQVTSESNAGKLVHVTHPNLRGATKLKYSSIKDLEPVDCLFICLPNGLSQDRMEAFLNLAPRIIDFGADYRLRDLADYEKYYGEKHRAPQHIGKFIYGCPELHREEIRAATLVSGCGCIATSAIVALYPLFAAGIVKDNSVMIDAKVGSSAAGASPSLGSHHPERAGSLRSFKPTGHRHVAEISEQLTNQNGKPQVYLTATSTDAVRGILSTSQIFLKNNLNDLEIRTIYRDYYKDEPFVRIVKESKGIYRYPEPKYVIGTNFIDIGYEVEPETGRVVVISAIDNLVKGSAGHAIQSLNLMSGFKETTSLEFLGLHPV; the protein is encoded by the coding sequence ATGAGAGTGTCTGTCGTAGGAGCATCGGGATATACTGGAGGCGAGGCGCTAAGACTTTTGCTCGGTCATCCTCAAGTAACGATTCATCAAGTCACGAGCGAATCCAATGCAGGGAAACTTGTCCACGTGACACATCCCAATTTGCGGGGCGCGACTAAGTTAAAATATTCATCGATTAAGGATCTGGAACCAGTTGATTGTCTCTTCATTTGCTTACCAAACGGATTAAGCCAAGATCGCATGGAAGCATTTCTCAATTTAGCGCCACGAATTATTGATTTTGGTGCAGATTATCGCCTACGGGATCTTGCTGACTACGAAAAGTATTATGGAGAAAAACACAGGGCTCCTCAGCACATTGGAAAATTCATTTATGGCTGCCCCGAATTACATCGTGAAGAAATTCGCGCGGCAACTTTAGTCTCTGGCTGCGGCTGTATTGCCACAAGTGCGATTGTCGCACTTTATCCACTATTTGCCGCTGGCATCGTAAAAGACAATTCAGTCATGATTGATGCAAAAGTTGGTAGTTCTGCTGCCGGAGCTTCTCCTTCACTTGGATCACATCATCCGGAGCGGGCTGGTAGTTTGCGTTCGTTTAAACCGACAGGTCATCGACATGTTGCAGAAATCAGCGAACAACTAACGAATCAAAACGGCAAGCCTCAAGTTTATTTAACAGCGACCTCAACTGACGCTGTTAGAGGAATTTTAAGCACGTCTCAAATTTTCCTCAAGAATAACTTGAACGATCTTGAAATTCGCACAATTTACCGTGACTACTATAAAGACGAGCCCTTTGTACGTATCGTTAAAGAAAGCAAAGGAATTTATCGCTATCCTGAACCAAAATACGTAATCGGGACTAACTTTATTGATATCGGCTATGAAGTTGAGCCTGAAACCGGACGCGTTGTAGTAATCAGCGCAATTGATAACCTAGTTAAAGGGTCAGCCGGACACGCCATTCAGAGTTTAAATCTGATGTCTGGGTTTAAGGAAACTACAAGCTTGGAATTTTTAGGCTTACATCCAGTTTAG
- the lysX gene encoding lysine biosynthesis protein LysX: protein MAKDLGIAVLCSLVRPEEKMIFDAFRARDVDFQRIDDREVILDLHQMSLPYRIVLERCINHSRALHTLKYYNDREVRTINSYDTANICGDKLLTSLALSKAGIPIPRNLVAYTPESALLAIEQLGYPVVLKPAVGSWGRLLAKINDRDAAEAILEHKKTLGSYHHSTYYIQEFIDSGNQDIRAFVVGGELIGAIYRKADHWITNTARGGKASKVELNTDLKNICEAAARAVLGDIVAIDVFETPQGYLVNEVNYTMEFRNSIAVTGVDIPGKIVDYVIECAG from the coding sequence ATGGCAAAAGATTTAGGAATAGCAGTACTGTGTTCGCTGGTCCGTCCAGAAGAGAAAATGATTTTTGATGCATTTCGTGCGCGCGATGTCGACTTTCAAAGAATAGATGACCGTGAAGTAATTTTAGACTTACACCAAATGAGTCTCCCCTACCGCATTGTTCTCGAGCGTTGTATCAATCACTCGCGTGCATTACACACTTTGAAATATTATAACGACCGTGAAGTGCGCACGATTAATTCCTACGACACGGCGAATATTTGTGGGGATAAATTACTTACTTCTCTTGCGCTCTCTAAAGCAGGCATTCCGATTCCGCGAAATCTAGTTGCCTACACTCCAGAATCAGCTCTCTTGGCGATCGAACAGCTTGGCTACCCAGTAGTGCTTAAGCCTGCGGTTGGTTCGTGGGGAAGATTACTTGCGAAAATCAATGACCGTGACGCAGCAGAAGCAATTTTAGAGCACAAGAAAACTCTCGGGTCGTACCATCATTCGACTTACTATATTCAAGAATTCATTGACTCAGGCAATCAAGATATTCGAGCCTTCGTTGTCGGTGGAGAGTTAATTGGAGCAATTTATCGCAAGGCCGATCATTGGATCACTAACACGGCACGTGGCGGGAAAGCTTCAAAAGTTGAATTAAATACGGACTTGAAAAATATCTGCGAAGCTGCTGCTCGGGCTGTGCTTGGAGATATTGTCGCAATTGATGTTTTTGAAACACCACAAGGTTACTTAGTCAATGAAGTCAACTATACGATGGAGTTTCGCAATTCGATTGCGGTTACTGGGGTAGATATTCCAGGAAAGATTGTGGATTATGTGATTGAATGCGCGGGGTAA
- the lysW gene encoding lysine biosynthesis protein LysW, with the protein MSDPNTQTQCPLCAGEFALPQGAEIGELLDCGECGEELEVISVSPPKLKQAPEEEEDWGE; encoded by the coding sequence ATGAGTGACCCAAATACACAAACTCAATGCCCACTATGTGCGGGAGAATTTGCTTTACCACAAGGGGCAGAAATCGGTGAATTACTTGACTGCGGCGAGTGCGGTGAAGAGCTAGAAGTAATCAGTGTCAGCCCCCCTAAGCTTAAACAAGCCCCCGAAGAAGAAGAGGACTGGGGCGAATAA
- the bioD gene encoding dethiobiotin synthase, producing the protein MKGIFVTGNGTGIGKTVVSAILVKALNADYWKPLQAGSLDCTDRATVANLTSPTNSVIHQETYVLGTFASPHEGSQKEQVEIDFSRLTLLPKANRPLIVEGVGGIMSPISAEHLNLDFIKKISFPTLIVSRTYLGSINHTLMTIEILKQNQIPILGLIFNGDRNSYSEDFITKYSTVANLGFIPTRRSIDASWIQEQAFSVQEAVDRAFTQFWSSCA; encoded by the coding sequence ATGAAAGGCATATTTGTGACTGGCAATGGCACTGGAATTGGAAAAACAGTCGTCTCGGCGATTCTAGTTAAAGCTTTAAATGCAGACTACTGGAAGCCGTTGCAGGCCGGCTCACTCGATTGCACAGACCGGGCAACTGTTGCAAACTTAACAAGCCCGACTAACTCAGTTATTCATCAGGAGACCTATGTGCTCGGCACGTTTGCTTCGCCGCATGAAGGCTCACAGAAAGAGCAAGTTGAAATTGATTTCTCTCGATTGACGCTACTCCCTAAAGCTAATCGACCACTCATTGTCGAAGGCGTTGGTGGGATTATGTCGCCAATTAGCGCTGAACACTTAAATCTTGATTTTATCAAAAAAATATCATTCCCTACGCTAATTGTCTCGCGCACATACCTAGGCAGCATTAACCATACGCTAATGACAATTGAGATTTTAAAGCAAAACCAAATACCGATTTTAGGACTGATTTTTAATGGCGATCGAAACTCATATAGTGAAGATTTCATCACGAAATATAGCACTGTAGCGAATTTAGGCTTTATTCCGACGCGCCGCTCAATTGATGCAAGCTGGATTCAAGAGCAAGCTTTTAGCGTCCAGGAGGCAGTTGATCGGGCCTTCACACAATTCTGGTCTAGCTGTGCGTAA
- a CDS encoding serine hydrolase family protein, translating into MMRFIILHGTQSSPQANWFRWLQGELEQAGHQVIVPQFPTPEGQSLANWLETFAQECGEIDAETILIGHSIGATFALRLSEQSRQQAYAAFLVAGFIRKLDNPEFDPLIETFVAEPFNWKKIQTNSLYFQIWSGTDDPYVPVEYAQEIAAYLGIEPVLVPGGKHLNSAAGYRKFPELLEQIEILING; encoded by the coding sequence ATGATGCGATTTATTATTCTTCATGGAACGCAATCTAGTCCTCAAGCAAACTGGTTCCGTTGGCTTCAAGGAGAGTTAGAGCAAGCTGGACACCAAGTCATAGTGCCCCAGTTCCCAACACCGGAAGGGCAGAGCTTAGCGAATTGGCTTGAGACCTTCGCGCAAGAATGTGGCGAGATTGATGCCGAGACGATTTTAATTGGCCATAGCATTGGAGCAACTTTTGCCTTGCGCTTATCAGAGCAAAGCAGACAACAAGCCTACGCAGCATTTTTAGTAGCTGGATTTATCCGTAAACTCGATAATCCCGAGTTCGATCCCCTGATTGAAACTTTTGTAGCAGAACCTTTCAACTGGAAGAAAATCCAAACCAACTCTTTATATTTTCAAATTTGGTCTGGGACTGACGATCCTTATGTGCCAGTCGAATACGCTCAAGAAATTGCAGCGTATTTAGGGATTGAACCAGTGCTTGTTCCAGGAGGCAAGCATTTAAATTCCGCGGCTGGCTACCGAAAATTCCCAGAACTTTTGGAGCAAATTGAGATTTTAATTAATGGCTAA
- a CDS encoding ATP-binding protein — MLLIDEVHRHKNWGQEIKNIYDSFPALKLIIAGSSSLELQAKSTDLSRRAIRYPLWGLSFREYLNLTLGLSIEPIELNQIFTNHIELASDLKLPADLLRHFRDYLRFGVYPYFNEGIKEYPLCVQETIEKVIAEDIPMIFGMKADRVQMLRRLLQIVSSAPPFTLEVNNLSQELRVSKEYLMLYLRYLEKSELITILGQRAKGKKVGRKSPKLYLNNPNLFFAINTAQRLEIHLASVRESFFLHQVRVKTGVFIDSEYDFVLEHGCRVEIGGRNKKLKTTQQVTEVYSALDDIQIGFANNIPLYLFGMLY, encoded by the coding sequence CTGCTACTAATTGATGAAGTCCATCGCCATAAGAATTGGGGCCAGGAAATAAAAAATATTTACGACAGCTTCCCTGCATTAAAATTAATTATCGCAGGTAGTTCTTCGCTTGAGTTGCAAGCTAAGTCTACAGACTTATCACGTCGCGCCATCCGTTATCCTTTATGGGGCCTATCTTTTCGAGAATACCTAAATTTAACACTAGGCCTGTCGATCGAGCCGATTGAACTGAATCAGATCTTTACTAATCATATCGAACTTGCCTCGGACTTAAAATTACCAGCCGATCTACTCCGGCATTTTCGCGATTATTTACGTTTTGGCGTCTATCCGTATTTTAATGAAGGCATTAAGGAATATCCGCTGTGCGTGCAAGAAACGATCGAGAAAGTTATTGCCGAAGACATCCCAATGATTTTTGGCATGAAGGCCGATCGTGTACAAATGCTCAGGCGTTTATTGCAAATCGTTTCTTCAGCTCCACCGTTTACTTTAGAGGTAAATAATTTGAGTCAGGAGCTAAGAGTTTCTAAAGAGTATTTAATGCTTTATTTAAGATACCTAGAAAAGAGCGAGTTAATTACTATCCTTGGACAACGCGCTAAGGGCAAAAAAGTTGGTAGGAAATCTCCCAAATTATATTTAAATAACCCCAATTTATTTTTTGCAATCAATACGGCGCAGAGACTTGAAATTCATCTCGCTTCTGTGCGAGAGAGTTTTTTTCTGCATCAAGTGCGAGTGAAAACTGGTGTTTTTATCGACTCTGAATATGATTTTGTTTTGGAGCATGGTTGCCGTGTGGAGATCGGGGGTAGAAATAAAAAATTAAAGACCACGCAGCAAGTAACCGAAGTCTATTCCGCCTTAGATGATATTCAAATTGGCTTTGCCAATAATATTCCGCTTTATCTATTTGGGATGCTCTATTGA